The Legionella sp. PATHC032 genome has a window encoding:
- a CDS encoding multidrug effflux MFS transporter yields MNSIGWTERQSLFRLFPLIISISFAMDVFVPAIPEMSRFFKTDSTTMQATLYLFMLTVALGQLLVGPLADRFGRRKMALSMSLLFFAGSLISALAPSVPALIFARIIQAAGACGTYLLCFIIVRDNFSTNTCARLFSILSGTNSMVASSAPVIGGLLLDMTQDWHSGFYFLTLLGVLMSGIAFLYIPDYDYPKTELPQLRVHQVMRQIIDNSDFRQYTLIASASLLGLYLFCALSPGILITQLHLSATEYGFWFGLNAMTVFIANMMAARLTYSHSLERIVRWGLVLMILSCFFMISLNLHQSSILSFMLPMLCLTVGIGISMGTATALALKDFEQQAGVATALLGACQFGLAGLIGILTAQWMPRPLSLAIPVLCFTALGLARITKFSFRILSNP; encoded by the coding sequence TTGAATTCTATTGGTTGGACAGAAAGACAAAGTCTTTTCCGATTATTTCCCCTCATTATCAGCATCTCTTTTGCTATGGATGTTTTTGTACCTGCAATTCCAGAAATGAGTCGTTTTTTCAAAACCGACAGTACAACGATGCAGGCTACTCTTTACTTGTTTATGCTCACTGTAGCCTTGGGACAGTTATTGGTTGGCCCTTTGGCCGATCGTTTTGGCCGCCGAAAGATGGCCTTGAGTATGTCACTTCTTTTTTTTGCAGGATCGTTGATCTCCGCCTTGGCCCCGTCAGTCCCGGCATTGATTTTTGCACGTATAATCCAGGCAGCTGGGGCCTGTGGTACCTATTTACTTTGCTTTATTATAGTTCGAGATAATTTTTCAACGAACACCTGTGCTCGCCTGTTTAGTATACTGTCTGGGACCAATTCGATGGTTGCCAGTTCTGCCCCAGTAATCGGGGGATTATTGTTGGATATGACACAGGACTGGCATAGTGGATTCTATTTTTTAACTTTGCTTGGGGTGTTAATGAGTGGCATAGCCTTTCTTTATATCCCTGATTATGATTATCCCAAAACAGAGCTACCTCAATTGAGGGTACACCAAGTGATGAGGCAAATAATAGATAACTCTGACTTTCGCCAATACACATTAATTGCGTCAGCCAGTTTGCTGGGATTGTATTTGTTTTGTGCTCTATCACCAGGTATTTTGATCACACAACTACACTTGAGTGCAACTGAATATGGTTTCTGGTTTGGTTTGAATGCAATGACAGTGTTTATCGCCAATATGATGGCTGCACGTCTTACTTATTCTCACTCCTTGGAAAGGATAGTTCGTTGGGGCTTGGTGTTAATGATTCTGTCATGCTTTTTTATGATTTCTCTTAATCTTCATCAATCCAGTATTTTAAGTTTTATGCTTCCTATGCTTTGCTTGACTGTAGGCATTGGTATTAGTATGGGTACAGCAACAGCACTTGCCTTAAAGGATTTTGAACAGCAAGCCGGTGTCGCTACCGCTCTATTGGGCGCTTGCCAGTTTGGCCTTGCGGGCCTAATTGGTATTCTGACAGCGCAGTGGATGCCCAGGCCATTGAGTTTGGCTATCCCAGTACTTTGTTTCACTGCATTGGGATTGGCTAGAATCACCAAATTCAGTTTTAGAATATTAAGCAATCCTTAA
- a CDS encoding NADPH-dependent FMN reductase, which produces MFKVAVIVGSLRKESFNRKLALALEKLQHPTFQLSHIKIDDIPLYNQDLDNNLPESVMRLKKEITKADAVLFVTPEYNRSIPGVLKNIIDWGTRPYGKNVWAGKLMAAIGASPGAIGTAVAQSHLRSIMVAVDGIYFGQPEIYLVYKDGLIDDNFSITIEATRNFLQGFLDRFAREIEKHKST; this is translated from the coding sequence ATGTTCAAAGTCGCTGTGATTGTCGGAAGCCTTCGTAAAGAGTCTTTTAATCGTAAATTAGCGCTTGCCCTGGAGAAGCTTCAGCATCCTACATTTCAGCTATCTCATATTAAAATAGATGATATTCCTCTTTATAACCAGGATCTTGATAATAATTTACCTGAATCAGTCATGCGGTTAAAAAAAGAAATTACGAAAGCAGATGCTGTTTTATTCGTGACCCCGGAATATAACCGATCGATCCCCGGTGTATTAAAGAATATTATAGATTGGGGAACCAGGCCATACGGGAAAAACGTATGGGCAGGAAAACTAATGGCAGCTATTGGAGCGAGTCCGGGGGCTATTGGCACTGCGGTTGCTCAATCGCATTTGCGAAGCATAATGGTTGCAGTTGATGGAATATATTTTGGACAACCGGAAATCTACCTGGTTTATAAAGATGGGTTAATCGATGACAATTTTTCTATTACCATAGAGGCTACCCGAAATTTTCTGCAAGGATTTCTGGATCGTTTTGCCAGGGAAATTGAAAAACATAAATCCACATAA
- a CDS encoding glutathione S-transferase family protein codes for MGILINGIWHDENNINTDKEGRFLRAESGFRQHITENGESGFKAEPDRYHLYLSYACPWACRTLIMRKLKGLEKIISVSFSDPVMGKNGWSYGESGNETKDEINHIHYLKELYLAARKDYTGRVTVPVLWDKEKKTIVNNESSEIMRMLNSEFNAFSSTNYDYYPKQWRQKIDEINQLVYENINNGVYKCGFAKSQKAYEEAFDALFKTLNQIENLLATQRYLTGEQLTEADWRLFTTLIRFDAVYHGHFKCNLQRIIDYPHLSNYLRELYQFPGIKETVNFDHIKQHYYRSHLSINPTGIVPKGPKLNLDEPHNRY; via the coding sequence ATGGGTATATTGATTAATGGTATTTGGCATGATGAAAATAATATAAACACGGACAAAGAAGGTCGTTTTCTTCGAGCTGAATCCGGTTTCCGCCAGCACATTACTGAAAATGGAGAAAGCGGGTTTAAAGCAGAACCTGATCGATATCATTTATACCTATCCTATGCTTGTCCCTGGGCTTGCCGAACATTGATCATGAGAAAACTGAAAGGATTGGAAAAAATTATTTCTGTTTCCTTTTCAGATCCAGTGATGGGGAAAAATGGCTGGAGTTACGGTGAATCAGGTAATGAAACAAAAGATGAAATCAATCATATCCATTATCTCAAGGAATTGTATTTGGCTGCCAGAAAAGATTATACCGGTAGAGTAACAGTTCCCGTTTTATGGGACAAAGAAAAAAAAACCATAGTCAATAATGAATCATCAGAAATCATGCGCATGTTGAATAGCGAATTTAATGCCTTTAGTTCGACAAATTATGACTATTATCCAAAACAATGGCGCCAAAAAATTGATGAGATTAATCAGCTTGTCTATGAAAATATTAACAACGGGGTTTACAAGTGCGGCTTCGCTAAATCTCAAAAAGCTTATGAAGAAGCATTTGACGCTTTATTTAAGACATTAAATCAAATAGAAAACCTATTGGCAACACAACGATATTTGACAGGAGAGCAACTCACAGAAGCCGACTGGCGTTTGTTTACAACCTTAATTCGATTCGATGCGGTGTATCATGGTCACTTCAAATGCAACTTGCAAAGGATTATCGACTATCCACATTTATCCAATTATTTGCGAGAACTCTATCAATTTCCTGGCATAAAGGAAACCGTAAATTTTGATCATATCAAACAACATTATTATCGTAGCCATTTAAGCATTAATCCAACAGGAATTGTTCCCAAGGGTCCAAAATTAAATTTGGATGAACCACATAACCGCTATTAG
- a CDS encoding VOC family protein: MQKIIPCLWFNDNAEEAVKCYISIFKNGSIEKISYYGKEGFEIHKKPSGSVMTILFNLNGQQYVALNGGPEFQFNESISLMVNCDTQEELDYFWKELSAGGEEGPCGWLKDKFGLSWQIVPSIMAELLSDRQKSGKVMKMLLQMKKLDIAKLKAAAD; this comes from the coding sequence ATGCAAAAAATCATTCCTTGTCTCTGGTTCAATGATAACGCTGAAGAAGCAGTGAAATGTTATATCTCGATTTTCAAAAATGGGAGTATTGAAAAAATTTCTTATTATGGCAAAGAAGGATTTGAAATTCATAAAAAGCCCTCGGGCAGTGTGATGACAATCCTCTTCAATTTGAATGGACAACAATATGTAGCGCTTAATGGCGGCCCTGAATTCCAATTTAACGAATCCATCTCGCTGATGGTCAATTGCGATACGCAAGAAGAATTGGATTACTTCTGGAAAGAGCTATCAGCGGGTGGAGAAGAAGGCCCCTGTGGCTGGCTCAAAGACAAATTTGGATTATCCTGGCAGATAGTCCCCAGTATCATGGCTGAATTACTCAGTGACCGCCAAAAATCAGGAAAAGTAATGAAAATGCTTCTGCAAATGAAAAAACTGGATATCGCAAAGCTCAAAGCTGCAGCAGATTAA
- a CDS encoding VOC family protein, which produces MKPLIPYLLFNATCREAMTFYQDCFGGELELMTYGDSPEGACDKKADKNEIMHACLRKDSFILMASDWPSGEAKQGNNVHLNIDCSTKSEIETLFKKLSEDGTIVQPLADTFWGAHFGMLIDKYNIHWMLNYSLKQ; this is translated from the coding sequence ATGAAACCGCTAATACCTTACCTGCTTTTCAACGCTACCTGTCGGGAAGCAATGACATTTTATCAGGATTGTTTTGGAGGAGAATTGGAATTAATGACCTATGGTGATTCACCTGAAGGGGCTTGTGATAAAAAGGCCGATAAAAATGAAATCATGCATGCCTGTTTAAGAAAAGACAGTTTCATTTTGATGGCATCTGATTGGCCAAGTGGTGAGGCAAAACAAGGCAACAATGTGCATCTCAACATTGATTGCAGCACGAAATCAGAAATTGAAACCCTGTTTAAAAAACTCAGTGAGGACGGGACAATAGTACAACCACTTGCCGATACCTTTTGGGGTGCGCACTTCGGTATGCTGATTGATAAATATAATATACACTGGATGTTAAATTATTCTTTGAAACAATAG
- a CDS encoding M15 family metallopeptidase: MKPITHIADKKILSIPIKECGEELIDLKNQNIIVYGPPPETPLTANDYTKIRKTVYQKLCLAQNDLPNGWRFRLYEGLRSLSVQEILFNQQCDNLRQSKQYDSYEDLFDSTCRLVSPVIHLDGTTNVPPHSTGAAVDLELIDSYGNLVNLGMAAKDWLIVDPDLCETDSKLISEEAMQNRILMLKILTKHGFVNYPREWWHFSYGDRLWAYMTEHSTAIYGAIINN, translated from the coding sequence ATGAAACCCATAACACATATCGCAGATAAAAAAATACTATCTATCCCTATCAAAGAATGCGGCGAAGAACTCATTGATCTTAAAAACCAAAATATTATTGTTTATGGACCACCTCCGGAAACACCCTTAACCGCAAATGACTACACCAAAATACGTAAAACTGTATATCAAAAATTATGTTTGGCACAAAATGACCTGCCCAACGGTTGGCGTTTTAGATTATATGAAGGATTACGCAGTCTGTCTGTTCAGGAAATTCTGTTTAACCAACAATGTGATAACCTGCGTCAAAGCAAACAGTACGATTCCTACGAGGATTTATTTGATTCAACGTGCCGCCTGGTTTCTCCAGTAATTCATTTAGATGGGACAACCAATGTACCGCCACATAGCACTGGGGCTGCAGTCGATCTTGAGCTCATTGATAGTTATGGTAATCTGGTTAATCTTGGAATGGCCGCAAAGGATTGGTTGATCGTCGACCCTGATTTATGCGAAACCGATTCAAAACTCATTTCTGAAGAAGCTATGCAAAATCGTATTCTAATGCTGAAAATACTGACTAAGCATGGTTTTGTTAATTACCCCAGAGAATGGTGGCATTTTTCCTATGGGGATCGCCTATGGGCCTATATGACAGAACATTCTACCGCGATCTACGGTGCAATCATAAATAATTAG
- a CDS encoding ZIP family metal transporter: MTPSISLITLYSLLPAVLMLIGGGIASIYRPGSAITSATQHFAAGVVFAAVAKELLPKIGAYHDPVALIIGFSVGILAMLFLKWLTNRLEDLEQEKTGLSWGLLTAVGIDLLIDGILIGVAFLAGERGGILIAIALAIEIFFLGLSTTATLGARQVNVPIRLLTSVILAILIPVGAALGASLLIHLPLSITNGILSFGVAALLYLVTEELLLEAHEVRETPYITLCFFIGFLLILLLEGLAT; the protein is encoded by the coding sequence ATGACTCCATCCATTTCGCTCATTACCCTCTATTCTTTATTACCTGCCGTGTTGATGTTAATCGGTGGGGGGATCGCGAGCATTTACCGTCCCGGTAGTGCTATAACCAGCGCCACTCAACATTTTGCCGCGGGTGTTGTTTTTGCTGCTGTAGCAAAAGAACTGCTACCCAAAATCGGAGCATACCATGATCCTGTTGCTCTTATTATTGGTTTTTCAGTAGGCATTCTGGCCATGTTATTTCTAAAATGGTTGACTAACAGGCTCGAAGATCTTGAACAAGAAAAAACAGGTCTATCCTGGGGATTATTAACCGCAGTTGGAATTGATTTATTGATAGACGGTATCTTAATTGGGGTTGCTTTTTTGGCTGGCGAACGAGGAGGAATTCTTATCGCTATTGCTCTTGCCATTGAAATTTTCTTTTTGGGGTTATCAACAACCGCCACTTTAGGGGCAAGACAAGTGAACGTGCCAATTCGTCTGTTAACCAGTGTCATTTTGGCCATATTGATCCCTGTGGGAGCTGCTCTGGGCGCCAGTTTATTAATTCATTTACCACTATCGATTACCAATGGAATTTTATCATTTGGTGTTGCGGCATTACTTTATCTGGTCACTGAGGAATTGTTGCTTGAAGCCCATGAAGTGCGTGAAACCCCTTACATTACTTTATGTTTTTTCATTGGATTTTTGCTGATTTTATTGTTAGAAGGGCTAGCAACATAA
- a CDS encoding arylamine N-acetyltransferase family protein has protein sequence MKSIDLKEYLQKLKLGFQLLSDLPPEEQIKYLNSIYLAHVKAFPYSNFELRRIANQHPVQRQSLSFFNYKKLLSSEHGGYCYQSAGLLFDALVQLGFKTEYCAAHVLIGEPVNSPKVLALPATHLVLVVTLGDKKFLLDPGLGASAPRLPIWITEKEEPILQGKEEFKFYKQDGVHVLERKTSQGWFRLMQTDLLPIDLKTVEMNLLKLERYPDTISIRDNKTIVGSITEYGRKSLVWDAQSNQLKFSKHDGDEVIQKTLTSFEEGVQTLVKEFDIDHISAQELKIYCTATNLAKPIKPWTVDFPLDQAELKRMEENLIFRL, from the coding sequence ATGAAATCCATCGACTTAAAGGAATATCTCCAAAAATTAAAATTAGGTTTTCAATTATTATCTGATTTACCTCCAGAAGAACAAATTAAATATCTAAACAGTATCTATTTGGCACATGTCAAAGCTTTTCCTTATTCCAATTTTGAATTACGCAGAATTGCTAATCAGCATCCTGTCCAAAGACAATCCTTGTCTTTTTTTAATTATAAAAAGCTGCTTTCTTCAGAACACGGAGGGTATTGTTATCAAAGTGCTGGTCTGTTGTTTGATGCATTAGTGCAATTGGGATTTAAGACGGAATATTGTGCGGCACATGTTCTTATTGGAGAACCAGTGAATTCCCCTAAGGTACTTGCGTTACCTGCTACTCATCTTGTTTTAGTAGTGACTCTGGGGGACAAAAAATTTCTTCTGGATCCGGGATTGGGCGCTTCTGCTCCAAGGCTTCCGATATGGATTACAGAAAAAGAAGAGCCCATTTTACAAGGTAAAGAAGAATTTAAATTTTATAAGCAGGATGGTGTGCATGTTTTGGAGAGAAAAACCAGCCAAGGGTGGTTTCGCTTGATGCAGACTGATTTGCTCCCAATAGATCTTAAAACGGTAGAAATGAACTTGCTCAAATTGGAACGTTATCCGGATACAATTTCTATTCGAGACAATAAAACGATTGTTGGATCTATTACGGAATATGGACGTAAATCGTTGGTTTGGGACGCTCAATCGAATCAATTGAAATTTTCAAAACATGATGGTGATGAAGTCATTCAAAAAACTTTAACCAGTTTTGAGGAGGGAGTGCAAACACTGGTTAAGGAGTTTGATATCGATCATATTTCAGCGCAAGAGTTGAAAATTTACTGTACTGCAACAAACCTTGCCAAGCCGATAAAACCTTGGACTGTGGACTTTCCCCTTGATCAAGCAGAGTTAAAAAGAATGGAAGAAAATTTAATTTTTAGATTATAG
- the ankF gene encoding Dot/Icm T4SS effector AnkF/LegA14/Ceg31: MKDQLAKIFEKYPFVHLDKSGELSIIVPLTGAASISDNFTADETKPIFLYLFGDNTCKSDLERSTFFYGKQKSGGRHSVKPFTELFSNLIHELNGLKSSTEIRVDEQLFLETIIANLNELKEQALAFRKGNPGFEDMKNDFSHSDEIMVSKSEFVVTVYPDRVRQFDLPNVMSLINPGESRYKQLLAQSDINQCLEALSLVQKPAAEGNLDLIADALGKLDADPIDYLCKKDNKDPKTLFKAVYEILQKRDTSLENQQSAVFEVMEGNLVAAFGDNEDFSTWQKEEIVDAIKSIFKQANLLSEQSGTKQKTFADVYNQAFDKYNESTNDDSESGCKRRNTYQLFILQTFLYLCSLQLRLKNKEKAKKFLGLFEDRGTLNNLVLQLCNDEKAFMRMMADEFELTSAEYASIAESTYGIVLAHIDAEHFDELRIACSAQLLQDSNYIVMGGRLCWSTSSINEEGNIRSLEQQKKISSENFEIFYNQRQSYIDKSREFQQIKVLLDKEVNDEGIAEAVASKVRYLTKYQKSQILSEVIQKKKYEHAKLLIENYANLVFPSVFISVIKSRPVHIDLIRAFLNADSRHAVNIDGNDLIQAAKKGDFELVKIIIKHRPDLLESKDSFQQTPLLWACANGHVDIVEYLMDAGADIHVRTIVSQNHRYKIGEAPTGGRTALDWARCYDKNDPVKASKMIALFDTYYQRMEENFKANTAYKDQFNKAHLTQAINNGDLKLIALFLKYCPHLEKIFTQEDQIRAKQQYNQQMLRSQIMPYQNSFNKLLDELQRKAELLSKKYGSLHAATNVMQGLINDLSTVRNDFFMSEITPQSFQIFARKCKNVLDEARPVLSTHRGWHDYPDFVRRFIGVIATLAVIPALVVHFSSAKGYVGVFFSGKENIKTDSSEKMGEFANNLETLKTEISNKLA, encoded by the coding sequence TTGAAAGACCAATTAGCCAAAATATTCGAAAAATACCCCTTTGTTCATTTAGATAAATCAGGTGAGCTATCAATAATTGTGCCTTTAACAGGCGCGGCCAGTATTTCCGACAATTTTACTGCCGATGAAACCAAGCCAATTTTTCTTTATTTATTTGGCGATAATACGTGCAAATCAGATCTGGAAAGAAGCACTTTTTTTTATGGTAAGCAGAAATCCGGAGGTCGTCACTCAGTAAAACCCTTTACCGAATTGTTCTCAAATCTGATTCATGAATTAAATGGTCTCAAATCGTCTACTGAAATCCGTGTGGATGAGCAACTATTTCTTGAAACAATCATAGCAAATCTCAATGAGTTGAAAGAGCAAGCTCTCGCTTTCAGAAAAGGAAATCCAGGCTTTGAAGACATGAAAAATGATTTTAGTCACAGCGATGAAATCATGGTATCAAAGAGCGAGTTTGTTGTAACGGTGTATCCAGACAGAGTGCGGCAATTTGATTTGCCAAACGTAATGAGTCTTATAAACCCCGGTGAATCCCGCTACAAGCAATTACTTGCCCAGTCCGACATTAATCAATGCCTAGAAGCATTGTCTCTTGTGCAAAAGCCTGCTGCAGAGGGTAACTTGGACCTGATTGCTGATGCGCTGGGAAAACTGGATGCAGACCCCATCGATTACTTATGCAAAAAAGATAATAAAGATCCCAAAACTTTATTTAAAGCGGTTTATGAAATTCTGCAAAAACGGGATACCTCTTTAGAAAATCAACAATCGGCTGTTTTCGAAGTCATGGAAGGCAATTTGGTCGCTGCCTTTGGAGACAACGAAGACTTTAGTACCTGGCAAAAGGAAGAGATAGTCGATGCCATTAAATCAATATTTAAACAAGCAAATTTGCTGAGTGAACAATCAGGAACCAAGCAAAAAACATTTGCAGATGTCTACAATCAGGCTTTTGATAAATATAACGAAAGCACTAATGATGATTCTGAATCAGGATGTAAACGCAGGAACACTTATCAGCTGTTTATTTTACAAACGTTTCTCTATTTGTGTTCTTTGCAGTTGCGTTTAAAAAACAAAGAAAAGGCAAAAAAATTCCTGGGTTTGTTTGAAGACAGGGGGACGTTGAATAATTTGGTATTACAATTATGTAACGATGAAAAAGCGTTTATGAGAATGATGGCCGATGAATTTGAGCTGACTTCTGCAGAATACGCGTCTATTGCTGAATCAACTTATGGCATCGTCTTGGCTCATATTGATGCTGAACATTTTGATGAACTAAGAATAGCATGCAGTGCTCAATTGCTCCAGGATTCCAATTATATCGTGATGGGAGGGCGTCTTTGTTGGAGCACCAGTTCTATTAATGAAGAGGGAAATATACGAAGCTTGGAGCAGCAAAAGAAAATTTCATCTGAAAATTTTGAAATTTTTTATAATCAAAGACAATCTTATATTGATAAATCAAGAGAGTTTCAACAGATAAAAGTTCTGCTAGATAAAGAAGTGAATGACGAAGGGATAGCTGAAGCTGTGGCGTCAAAAGTTCGCTACCTGACGAAATATCAAAAGTCACAAATCTTAAGCGAAGTGATTCAAAAAAAGAAATACGAACATGCAAAACTTTTAATTGAAAACTATGCCAATCTTGTTTTCCCATCCGTGTTTATTTCAGTGATAAAGAGTAGACCGGTTCATATTGATTTGATTCGAGCGTTTCTCAACGCAGACTCTCGTCATGCAGTGAATATTGACGGGAATGATTTAATTCAGGCAGCAAAAAAAGGAGATTTCGAACTGGTTAAAATCATTATAAAACATAGACCGGATTTATTGGAATCCAAAGACTCTTTCCAACAAACTCCTTTGCTTTGGGCTTGTGCCAATGGTCATGTGGATATCGTGGAATATTTGATGGATGCAGGTGCTGATATCCATGTCAGAACAATAGTGTCACAGAATCATCGCTATAAAATAGGAGAAGCCCCAACAGGGGGAAGAACCGCACTTGATTGGGCACGATGTTACGATAAAAATGATCCTGTAAAGGCATCAAAGATGATTGCTTTATTTGATACTTATTATCAGCGCATGGAAGAGAATTTTAAGGCAAATACGGCTTATAAGGACCAATTCAACAAGGCTCATTTAACCCAGGCGATAAATAATGGGGATTTAAAATTAATCGCATTGTTTTTAAAGTATTGCCCACACCTCGAAAAGATTTTCACTCAAGAAGATCAAATACGTGCAAAACAACAATATAATCAACAGATGTTGCGTTCTCAAATTATGCCGTATCAGAATTCATTTAATAAATTATTAGACGAATTACAAAGAAAAGCAGAATTACTGAGTAAAAAATATGGTTCTCTTCATGCAGCAACCAATGTCATGCAAGGACTAATTAATGATTTATCCACAGTAAGAAATGATTTTTTTATGAGTGAAATCACCCCTCAATCATTTCAGATATTTGCAAGGAAGTGTAAGAATGTTCTTGATGAGGCCAGACCTGTTTTATCCACTCATCGCGGTTGGCATGACTATCCTGATTTTGTCAGAAGATTTATAGGAGTTATTGCAACCTTGGCAGTTATTCCTGCATTGGTTGTACACTTTTCATCAGCAAAGGGATATGTAGGAGTTTTCTTTTCTGGCAAAGAAAATATAAAAACAGACTCTTCTGAAAAAATGGGTGAATTTGCGAATAACCTGGAAACCCTAAAAACAGAAATATCCAATAAACTGGCTTAG
- a CDS encoding GNAT family N-acetyltransferase → MLHFKWYEFSELTSKQLYDILALRASVFVVEQHCPYLDPDGKDFFSMHLLGLEENSLVAYLRLFLPIEIENHLIFGRVVTAKSVRSKGYGRKLIRELLSYCDMHYPSIRIQCSAQNYLKKFYEEFGFKGYGEIYEEDGIPHLAMQRTL, encoded by the coding sequence ATGCTTCATTTTAAATGGTATGAGTTTTCAGAATTAACAAGCAAACAACTCTATGACATTCTGGCATTACGAGCGAGTGTTTTTGTAGTAGAGCAGCACTGCCCCTACCTGGATCCAGATGGCAAAGATTTTTTTTCCATGCATTTATTGGGTCTGGAAGAAAATTCTCTCGTGGCTTATTTGCGCCTGTTTCTTCCAATTGAGATTGAAAACCATCTCATATTTGGCCGTGTTGTTACAGCCAAATCAGTGCGGTCTAAAGGATATGGAAGAAAACTGATACGCGAGTTATTGTCTTATTGTGATATGCATTATCCCAGTATTCGTATCCAATGCTCTGCGCAAAATTACTTGAAAAAATTCTATGAAGAATTTGGCTTTAAAGGTTATGGAGAGATTTATGAAGAGGATGGCATTCCACATCTTGCCATGCAAAGAACTTTATAA
- the ankD gene encoding Dot/Icm T4SS effector AnkD/LegA15 gives MLTPPPDSKISTTDKSLDKLSVPIGMLKQMNESTMEQTKLDELRKKMSLQAEILNKAKADNDMFFRLLIELMSLKLQGELFKEQLSKISKESGYESVQSALIQATNSEGQSPLQYALQKQDFTTAKYFLDNGAKAGPIEKAVFEIALDSKAAKEFGFPPLSPEKEKLHPVKNFGLVLGIKTTSVDGTPSQFGHIAPTYQLMTDSVSHFAKSNPDNKNFQEIANAFHFSNEASAFKFSTPQRNPEAGNDLARRIQGGELTTIPVSCKGHAMGLSYVPDGPDSKSGYLVYTNRGLGSKSNEHGTHIFRIEDSSKITPEFINNMTSGHSNGASHDEIMSQIKAVAGNKEPIHHIKQKGQKNDNCTIANSRSNIEGILLCQKAREVGGFDKLTESDKESVKKEYKEFTKHMRVEKVNELAKALKENPHDPDLNNLTKEYLKQHPNADPKLKQTLETALKQASESSMTLSQPGKTI, from the coding sequence ATGTTGACTCCTCCACCTGACTCAAAAATTTCAACCACAGATAAAAGTTTGGATAAATTAAGTGTTCCAATAGGTATGCTTAAACAAATGAATGAGTCAACAATGGAACAAACCAAACTCGATGAACTACGAAAAAAAATGTCCCTGCAAGCCGAAATACTCAATAAAGCGAAAGCAGATAATGACATGTTTTTTCGTTTACTCATCGAATTAATGTCATTAAAACTCCAAGGTGAATTATTTAAAGAACAATTAAGCAAGATTTCTAAAGAAAGTGGTTATGAGAGCGTACAAAGCGCATTAATTCAAGCCACAAACTCAGAAGGGCAAAGCCCTTTACAATACGCCCTACAAAAACAAGATTTCACTACGGCAAAATATTTTCTGGATAATGGAGCGAAAGCAGGTCCGATAGAAAAAGCCGTCTTTGAAATTGCCCTTGACAGTAAGGCGGCTAAAGAGTTTGGGTTTCCTCCACTCTCACCTGAAAAAGAAAAATTGCACCCTGTCAAAAATTTTGGTCTGGTTTTAGGTATCAAAACAACCAGTGTAGATGGTACTCCCTCTCAATTCGGCCATATAGCGCCAACTTATCAATTGATGACAGATTCAGTCAGTCATTTTGCTAAATCCAATCCTGACAACAAGAATTTTCAGGAAATAGCCAATGCCTTTCATTTTTCAAATGAGGCATCGGCATTCAAATTCAGCACACCGCAAAGAAACCCGGAAGCAGGTAACGATCTTGCAAGACGCATTCAAGGAGGCGAACTCACCACAATTCCTGTCAGCTGTAAAGGCCATGCCATGGGATTATCGTATGTACCCGACGGCCCTGATTCCAAATCGGGCTACCTGGTATATACCAATCGCGGTCTGGGATCAAAGAGCAATGAACATGGCACTCATATTTTCCGAATCGAGGATTCCAGTAAAATTACTCCCGAATTCATCAATAATATGACAAGTGGACATTCGAATGGTGCTTCTCATGATGAAATTATGTCTCAAATTAAAGCGGTTGCTGGAAACAAGGAACCTATTCATCATATCAAACAAAAGGGACAGAAAAATGACAATTGCACCATAGCCAATTCTCGCTCCAATATAGAGGGGATACTGTTATGTCAAAAAGCCAGAGAAGTGGGAGGATTCGATAAATTAACTGAAAGCGACAAAGAATCTGTTAAAAAAGAGTACAAGGAATTTACCAAACATATGAGAGTTGAAAAAGTCAATGAATTAGCCAAAGCCCTTAAAGAAAATCCTCATGATCCTGATTTAAACAATTTAACCAAAGAGTATTTGAAGCAACATCCAAACGCCGACCCTAAACTAAAACAAACCTTAGAAACTGCATTAAAACAGGCTTCTGAAAGCAGTATGACATTAAGCCAACCAGGAAAGACCATTTAA